A window of the Mannheimia granulomatis genome harbors these coding sequences:
- the nrdR gene encoding transcriptional regulator NrdR, whose product MRCPFCSTEETKVIDSRLAANGYQIRRRRECVSCKERFTTFESAELVVPYVIKNNGSREPFDAEKLRTGLRRALDKRPVSADDVEKAISQIIIQLQALGEREVPSRYIGTLAMNALKQLDKVAYIRFASIYLSFSDIEEFTKEIEKLRE is encoded by the coding sequence ATGCGTTGCCCATTTTGTTCAACAGAAGAGACAAAAGTTATTGATTCTCGCTTGGCTGCTAACGGTTATCAAATTCGCCGTCGCAGAGAGTGTGTGAGCTGTAAAGAGCGTTTTACTACCTTTGAATCTGCAGAATTGGTAGTGCCTTATGTAATTAAAAATAATGGTAGTCGAGAGCCTTTTGATGCAGAAAAACTGAGAACAGGTTTAAGACGAGCTTTAGACAAACGTCCGGTCAGTGCAGATGATGTTGAAAAAGCAATCAGCCAAATTATCATTCAATTACAAGCACTTGGTGAGCGGGAAGTGCCTAGTCGTTACATTGGTACCTTAGCTATGAATGCGTTAAAGCAGTTGGATAAAGTTGCCTATATTCGCTTTGCTTCTATTTATTTAAGCTTTAGCGATATTGAAGAATTTACTAAGGAAATTGAGAAACTAAGAGAATAA
- the yaaA gene encoding peroxide stress protein YaaA, whose translation MLAIISPAKTLDFETKIEGFAFSQPNLTACSQELIDICKKLSPAEVAGLMSISDKLAALNVARFADWQLVHNEKNAKAALFAFKGDVYTGLEAESLTKAQVEYAQSHLRMLSGLYGLLKPLDLMQPYRLEMGTKLANPKGKDLYAFWGNTITEHLQQAIDEQGDSILVNLASDEYYGAVKPQNLNATIVKPIFLDEKNGKYKVISFYAKKARGMMVRFMLETQPTNIEQLKAFNYAGYWFDETSSTATELVFKREEQNE comes from the coding sequence ATGTTAGCTATTATTTCCCCCGCTAAAACCCTTGATTTTGAAACTAAAATTGAAGGATTTGCATTTTCTCAGCCAAATTTGACCGCTTGTAGCCAAGAGTTAATTGATATTTGTAAAAAACTTTCACCTGCAGAAGTAGCCGGTTTGATGTCAATTAGCGATAAGCTGGCAGCCCTTAATGTGGCACGTTTTGCTGATTGGCAACTTGTACATAATGAGAAAAATGCTAAAGCAGCACTTTTTGCTTTTAAAGGGGATGTGTACACCGGTTTAGAAGCAGAGAGCCTAACTAAAGCACAAGTGGAATATGCACAATCTCATCTAAGAATGCTTTCAGGCTTATATGGTTTACTAAAACCGTTAGATCTCATGCAGCCGTATCGTTTGGAAATGGGGACAAAATTAGCTAATCCGAAAGGAAAAGATCTTTATGCTTTTTGGGGAAATACCATTACCGAGCATTTGCAACAAGCTATTGATGAACAAGGTGATTCTATTTTAGTTAATCTTGCTTCAGATGAGTATTATGGGGCGGTAAAACCTCAAAATTTGAATGCAACAATCGTTAAACCTATTTTTTTAGATGAAAAAAACGGTAAATATAAGGTAATTAGCTTTTATGCTAAGAAAGCCCGCGGTATGATGGTGCGTTTTATGTTAGAGACACAACCTACCAATATTGAACAGCTTAAAGCCTTTAACTATGCTGGTTATTGGTTTGATGAAACCAGTTCGACGGCAACAGAATTAGTCTTTAAGCGGGAA